The Dreissena polymorpha isolate Duluth1 chromosome 2, UMN_Dpol_1.0, whole genome shotgun sequence nucleotide sequence CGTTGGCTATAATTTTGgttgaaataaatgtaatatatatcGAATGCAATATAATTTTGATAGTCAACTTAGTAATGAATTTTACGCAAATTTGCACAAAAACAACGCATTTACATTAATGAATAAACATACAAACAGAAATTGCACCCACCAAAATCCGGCGTATCACTAAAGTTTTatcaaaaaattaataaattaatataatgctTAGACGTGCGATTATAAAAATGCATGACTCGCAACATCGACCATTTTAAGTGAGGCGTGATTACTTGCAAATAGGCAAAAAGTTAGCGGAAAAAGCACGAAAtctgattttaaaacaaaagaaaaaattcgcaaaacatatatttcagattttataaataaagttaGGTCAAGCcagaatgacactttacgccagAACGTCATTATAGCACAAGTACAAACAAACCTGATGGTTCCGAATAATTCAAATGCACAGTTTAGCAAAAGCGTTGTATGCTTATTGCACACTTGTTGTTATAATAAACTGGTTAAGTTTGAGTTTTAATAAACAGGCGAAATACTACCTTTGCATcggaaaaaacaaacaagttcgCTAAAAATATCAATGCACAAAGCGAAATGATTTCACACAAGGAAATGACGACGCAATTTTAACTCGAAAATTGTATAACTATAAGCAATAGCATCAGCAGTATCGGCATAGACATAACCAATAGCGCTATTTCCACCAGCGCTACATAAAACACATCCGCAAACACAACCACTTTTAACAATAGCAAAACTTCATCAACCAATATTAACATCACCAATTTAGTAACACAACTTGTACATACAATGCAACAACAAAAACGTATGTAATCATTATAAGCATTATGAACAAATAACATCATGGCGACATAAGTCATTAAATAGTGTCATTTAACACATCAATGAAATATCAACATAACTGCATTTTTAAATGTATGGTATACATACACAGGGACAAAATGATATCAGGATGTAATTTCCGAAAGTGGCATAAACGCCATCAATAAGTCGATACAATTATTCattatgtgaaaaaaaaacaatatagacTCGATATTACTTAATTTTGTAACACATATACACGATACATTTCACAATTTAATCAAAAGAGATAGCAACAAACACGTTGTTTATATCTGTgcaatgttatatacatgtaatagtgaCATAAATAATTAACGAGGCAGCATActacaaaaatgcaaatatttgtaTTCATAATTGCTACAAGAATGTGTTCAATACGCTTCCGACAAAAATGCAGAATACAATATCAGTTTTATTCTCAGGCAGAACACAATAATGCTATTGACAAATTTGCtgcaatcataataatacaatattatcaCTCGACTGATGTTCaatttatacatatacatacacaacaCCAATAATAATTCGTCTGAAATTATAGATACTTCATCTTACAATATATCAAATCACAAGATATAAACATAACTCACACGATTACATATGTAGACACCAAGCTAGTAATTACTTTCAGTTTGAAACAAATGCATACCGCGATATGGTTTCCCTAAGCAATATactagtatttattttttatacgattatatacaaaaacataccACAACATCATTCAGGTTGTAAACTCACCCCCCTTATATAATCACCCTCAGCGAACCCGCCTCACAATCACATTTACGAGTTCATGTATTGCCTGAATAGTAAAgtcattaaaatatcacaatcTGCTCAACAATTCGCTTTGACAATATGAACGATGAACGTTATCGCAGTATAAGCAAGTGTTATCCGTAATACAACAACATCATATTTAAAACATCCCGTGCGTTGTTAAATCGACTACCTTCCATAAATGTGCATGAGCTGCAGCAACTCCAGCTCAATTCTTCTCCTGCTGTTCCACCGTAATGGTTCAGGATGAGCAATACGAGCTTGTCGTATCTTTTGAAGTCTTAGTATCATTCTCGGTCCTTCATTAATCATTTCGGTAATTGTTGATATCCATGTACGTTGCTGTTCCTTATCCAGTCCAGAGGTTGCCATCAAATTTCTTTCTGGAATCATATAGTATGGTAGCTCTAAGGTGATCAATGCAACTCTTAGCGCATACAATAATTCAAGCAACCAGTGCAAAATACTTTATTATGAAAGGAGGCTTGAGGATTATTTTCCGCCATCCATAAAACgatgtttttcaatgtgtacGATGAAACTTCTTTCTTGCGTGGATGTAGAACATCGTTCTTTATCATTttcaaaacatacaatttaatttgAGTGTCATTAGGATTGTTAACTAGTTCGATCTCACCGGCATTAAAGCACACtctccattcaacatgttgatattcaCTTCCTTTAAATCAAAGAACTGCCCAAAGTGATACCAACTGCTGAACGTCTTCCGGTGGTGGTCAGTGTCGAGGTCTTGCGGCCCATTTTGACAGGATGTTGGGACAGTAGTAACGTAATGCATGAACTAAGTCATTGTGCAAGTTTCCCTGCAATGTACTAGGCCTTGACGGTCCCGCACGCTCATGACGCACCATGCCCTCCGTCAAGGTATCGTTCGACCAGTTAGTAACAAACAAGTCACTGCTCAAAAGTTCGCGACCATACCCGTCGTCACAAAACGCATGATTTACTTGCCTGATAATTGTTTTACCACGTCTCTCCAATAGCAGTCCACAGTGTCCATGGTAGCTCATGCGGCTGAGTGATCTCAACACAGTTATCTCCCCAGGAAAGGTACTTGCATTGACATCATCATCTAAACAGATCACTCTATTAAGTACAAGCATTGCATCAAAATCACTTTCCAGATAGTTGCTCAGCCCCTTAGCCTTGCTACCCGTAACAATCAACGTTGCCGCACCACATGACCGTGTAGTCGTAAGCCTGCCCCACTCCCTGTATGCGTCTCTCCTTGCCTGTATGATCTCCGGTCCGTATCCGAGCAAGCTTATCAGAGTGCATGTCTCAACGGAGGCATTTCCCCACTGTATCTAAAACAACGTTAAATAAGAAACATGCTACATGCCATACATAACATTATATCGTTATTCGTCAAATAAATCAGTATATTCTCAGTTAATAATTCAATAGTCGGTACAAGTAGTGCCACCTTGAATATCTTAATCAATTGAATTAAGAGGATTAAAATATAGACACTGGGAATATATACGATAATAAACGGAGCGTTGCTATATTCATGAAATTAATTCATcaacatatactgtataaatcTATATTATATGAAATTGTAACAACAGAACAATATGttctataaatattaatattacactTAAATTGATTTGATTGAAGATGCATAATTTAACGAAattatataaagtttttttttgcaaatacacTATCTTGATATTCAAacagttatttaattatttgagtGAAAACTTTGAAACACCGTGTATCGTACTTTGCCACGTGCAGTCAATTATAATGTAATTTTTGAAGATATGTGAGAACTGTTGTATTCATTGTTCATGTTTCACATTTTTTATAGAAGTTAAGTGTTTAATGTGGGACCAATTCGTATTATGCAGTATACATTTAACGTTGTTCTTTTGTCTAAAGCTGTTATCTTATACCTGCCTTAAGTAATGCAAACATTAACCATCTATATTCATGAAATGTCATTTACCAATATCATTTCGGGGACACATACATCTGAACCTGAAACTATGCGCTAATTGTCATTTTGTATTTGAAACAAACTATACTCGACTTGTCATCTTACCAGGTCTTGTTGGCTGACACTGCCCTGTCTATGGAATCCTTTTGGTTCAGCAAGTCTCGAGTCACTTTTAGCCATCGATACAGTGCTGCAGTAAGACCTTCGATaagcttttattttgtttaattgtcacgAAATAAGAAGGAGTTAATAATAGCAAGATCACAAATACGTATACTTGTACTTATCTGGTCATAGCTGACATGTTTCAGTATATAAATAAGTTAAGTAATGCGTAAAAACGTTAATAATACAACTTTAAATATAAAGTGCGAATAAGATGGCGTCTGCTCGTGTAAAATATACGTCTTTTATGAATCATGCCTTATCTTATACATAATAATTGTTGTATAGACCTAGCCAGGTCATATGCATGTTGAGTGACTTTACTGAATTCAACAAAATTACACCATTGAATATATTTCGGCGAGGATAATGAATACTTTTATGAAAGTACCACGGCCTCTTATATATCCCAACCGTTCCAATAAATGGTAGTAAATTTTTATCGAATATTAACTTGCTGATATCGTAACTTACAAAAGCGTTTTTTTCAACTATTAATTTACGCTCGATTACATAACAATCCTAATAGTGgggtcatatggtgaaatgattgttcactttttgataaaagcaacaaacttggcaaatttgtagatttaagtattttattcaatttaacctatggacccatctccaattttcaacaTGGCCGcctttttcaagatggccgccaaaatttaggaaattacatgttactgccatatttgattgaaatattctgtttttagcattgaaattagctgttttatgttactaattaattaaaatatgtttctacatgaaacaaatgatttaaatattgcatataagtcaaaatggcttccaaaatggccacctaaagtacaaaaaataggattttcctaaTCAAATCTATAATTTTAATACTCATTGAACGTATGttatgtaagcaagtgtttttctttttttgtatttacatataccttaatttgtattatattcttaacatattgtgtcagtccttaaataaagaaataactgcattgaacgagttcacacttccagaccttaaagctgccttaaaatctaaccgcggtcacatcctccaccacatatggtgcttgtattcagtgaaattgttcacttttttgataaaagcaacacaacTTTGCTCATTGGTAGTTTAAAGTTTTTAAGACAAAATAGGCTATTGAcccaataaatatttttcaaaatcaccGCCAACCTAAacaaaaaaggagaaaatatcgaggtgcAGATTTTTTGTTGCGATCGTTTActaatcaaattaaatattacaatactttattactaattatgctgataatcaaaaatcttcgcaagaaaaacatttataagaagtattttgttaattttgtactttttgtaaggtcaaaaggtaatatatttttttgggggggaattatgcttttttggcaaatattgatttactttaataacaaataaatccctaaagcagattatcatggtccgagagcccactggtgtttattgcaagttatGAGGCCAagaatgtttgtgtatatttgaaaagagaattGTATAACtttccagaaaacccatttcttaagtgtcacagccgtgcaCATCTATGATTTTTTTGGTAAAATCATTCAAAATCGAATGTTTTCCCTCtgatttatggaataataaaataaataaacattttcagtCATGGCAATTTACACAGTGTTTTAGTTTTGGGGTATTAAATaggtatcagaaacctttctgataattcattaataaaaataattttccatgtatttttttaaagatacaaaccacaaaatttcgcattttatttttgtaaatttgctcatttttcaaattttaattctgcGATTTCTTTtaccaagttaacaatttccaacatatttgtctattcagtgttttaaaaacacgcATATGGCCTCCTTGTTTCATTCTAACAACGACTTTTGTATCAACATCTATTAGTGATTTTGGgtggaaatgaataaaatcacaaacaaaactgctgatttctggaataatttgatttaattagatttataagacatttgatcataataataatcaaatattgttcgcatatatacaattgcatgtaagatcactctaaacaaacaatgcatataagatcactctaaacaaacaataaaatgacCGCAGTGTTATTATAGGTCAAAGCCACTATTTGTTACAGTTTATGTAGGTTAAAAGCCACTACATTTTAACTATTTAGCTGTTTAGACCATTTTTCAGGTTTTAGTTCCTCGAATTTTTACTAAACtgaaataattatcaaaatagtagtctaactattgtattaaaaacacacaaaagggtctcctgatttaattgaaacaagAACATTTTTTGAATGACGACTTTAAGTGAGATTTCATGAACAATAcacgaaatcaaacacaaaactgctgattacTGGAATAATTTGATATCGTGCTCTTTAAAAACCCAACAATAGcattcaattaacccatttatgcctagtggactctcccatccttctaaaatggatcaatttatttctaaaataaggCAAGTCTAGCATATtcgtttctatatttagaatatttttacagaaattcctttaagcaaacagcgcagaccctgataagacgccgcatcatgtggcgtctcatcttggtcgacgctgtttgccaatgccttttttctagacgctaggcataaatgggttaaaaaatatAGTGAAACAACACGATAGTGTTATG carries:
- the LOC127867023 gene encoding uncharacterized protein LOC127867023, with amino-acid sequence MAKSDSRLAEPKGFHRQGSVSQQDLIQWGNASVETCTLISLLGYGPEIIQARRDAYREWGRLTTTRSCGAATLIVTGSKAKGLSNYLESDFDAMLVLNRVICLDDDVNASTFPGEITVLRSLSRMSYHGHCGLLLERRGKTIIRKKFDGNLWTG